The following nucleotide sequence is from Lysobacterales bacterium.
ATTGCCACCGACCAGTTCCTTGTCGTCGAGCACCTGCGGCAGGATGCCGTACTTGAGCGGTCCGAACAGGGTCGAATGCAGGCCCATCATGAACAGCAAGGTCAGCAGCAGCGGAATATTGCCCTGGGTGAAGCCGACCGCTGCGACCACCATGATCGCGATTTCCAGCAGCTTCACCGCCTGCGCCAGCCGGGCCTTGTCGAACTTGTCGGACAACTGCCCGGCCGTGGCCGAGAACAGGAAGAACGGCAGGATGAACAGCGCTGCCGCGAGATTGGTGAGCGTGTGTTCCTCGGCATCGCTGAGTCCGGCCATCACGTAGGTGATGAGCACGATCAGCGCCTGCTTGAACACGTTGTCGTTGAATGCCCCCAACGCCTGGGTCAGGAAGAACGGCAGGAAGCGGCGTTCTTTCAGCAATGCGAACTGGTTCGGCGTACTCATGCAGGCTCCGGAATCTCACCCGGACGTTAGCAAACCCGACGCATGCATGGACATGCCGGGCGCGGAGTGTCGACTTCCGCGCCCGACAGCATCAACCGATCAGGCGAATCGGCGCGACCAGAGGGCGACACCGGCCAGCAACAGGACCAGCAGGCCAAGGCCCAGCACGGACAACGCCGGCACCGGCACCGAAGGCGCGAGCGCCGTACCCGTGAGCGAGAACGTGCCGCCAACGGCATTCGTGGTGACCGTCATGAACTGGCTCGACCCGGGGCCGCTGGTCGGCGCATAGGTGTACAGCAGGGTGCAGCTGGCGCCCGCTGCCAGAGCGAACGGGGTCGAAGCCGAGCAGGTCCCGCCGCTGCGGGCAAACGGTGCGGCCGCCGCCGTCAACGCAGTGACGTCCAGCGATCCGGTACCGGTGTTGGACAAGGTCACGGCCTGCGCTGCGCTGGTCGAACCGACGAGGACGCTGCCGAAGTCGATCACTGCCGGCGAGATCGTCAGGTTGCCCTGGGTGCCGTTGCCGCTGAGCGCGATCGAGCCGCTGCCCGTCGTGTTCGCGGTGACGGTCAAGGACTGGTTCGCCGCACCGGTGGCGGCCGGCGTGAAGGTGTAGTCGAGGGTGCAATTGGCGCCCGCGGCCAGCGTGATCGGCAAGGAGCCGCTGCAGGTACCGCCGCTGCGCGCGAACGAGCCCGAAGCCGCCGTCAGCGCGGTGACATCCAGGGACACGGTGCCGTCATTGCCCAAGGTGACGGTCTGCGCCGCACTCGTGGTTCCGACATTCTGGTTGCCGAAATTGATCGCGGTCGGCGTGATGGTCAGGTTGCCGGAACCGGCCACCGTCGGCGTGCCCAGCACATTCATCACGATGTGCATGTTCGGGAAGCCGACGGTGGCCAGACTGGTCGGCGCGGCAATACCGCAATCCGACGCCTGAATGTATCCGGGAGCACTCTGCCCACCGTTGTTGGAGCCGATGAAGAACGAATGGCCGGCAGTTTGCCCGCTCGGAGAAAAGACTTCGGCGACCAGCTCGGCGCCGGCAGGCACTGCCGCCGTCACCGGCGCTTCCAGGATCGTCAGGGTCTGATCAGCGACCGACACCGCCGCCGTTCCGACCAGCACGCGGGTTCCGGCCGGAAACGTACCGCCGGTGTTGGCGTAGATGTTCACCGTGACCGGCTGCGTCGTCGCCGGATCGCCGGCATTGGCCTGTTCAACACCAAACTGCAGTGCGCAGACATCGAAGCCGTTGGGAAACGCGCCGAGCGAAAACGCACGGAAATAGCTGTTGTTGGTGTGCAGACCGGTGGCGTTGCAGGAAATGCTCCCGGCCACGATCGACTGCGAGGTCGACTGCGTCAGCGTCGTCGTGCCGCAGCCGCCCAGCGCGCGCTGCCCTGCCGGCACGGCATTGACCACGCTGCTGCCGGAAAAGCTGGCTGCGGAAACCACGGATGCGAGGCCAAGCAAGGCCCCGCCGGTAAACAGGCGTCGAATCAACATGGAATCTCCCGAAAGTGTGATGGTGTTCAAGTCGAACTTGGGGAGCGTATCAAGAAATGCCGGATTCCGGCGAAACCGCCGGCACCACGTCCATACGCATCGAACGCCCGTTTCAAGCGCCGATTTAGCGCAAATCGCCTGCGATTCTGCGGCTAACTGGACAGGATTGTGTCGCGCCTGCAGACTACGGATTCTTTGACGGAAGCACCGTGGCGAAGATCCTGCTGCTCAATGGCCCGAACCTCAACCTGCTCGGCACGCGCGAGCCGG
It contains:
- a CDS encoding choice-of-anchor D domain-containing protein, producing MLIRRLFTGGALLGLASVVSAASFSGSSVVNAVPAGQRALGGCGTTTLTQSTSQSIVAGSISCNATGLHTNNSYFRAFSLGAFPNGFDVCALQFGVEQANAGDPATTQPVTVNIYANTGGTFPAGTRVLVGTAAVSVADQTLTILEAPVTAAVPAGAELVAEVFSPSGQTAGHSFFIGSNNGGQSAPGYIQASDCGIAAPTSLATVGFPNMHIVMNVLGTPTVAGSGNLTITPTAINFGNQNVGTTSAAQTVTLGNDGTVSLDVTALTAASGSFARSGGTCSGSLPITLAAGANCTLDYTFTPAATGAANQSLTVTANTTGSGSIALSGNGTQGNLTISPAVIDFGSVLVGSTSAAQAVTLSNTGTGSLDVTALTAAAAPFARSGGTCSASTPFALAAGASCTLLYTYAPTSGPGSSQFMTVTTNAVGGTFSLTGTALAPSVPVPALSVLGLGLLVLLLAGVALWSRRFA